One Candidatus Margulisiibacteriota bacterium genomic region harbors:
- a CDS encoding glycosyltransferase yields MSYPKISIVTPSYNQGKYLEATINSVIGQKYPNLEYIIIDGGSTDNSLEIIKKYEKHLAYWESTPDNGPAHAINKGFKRSTGEILAYLNSDDLYNSGAFETASELFLRHPEIDIFYGDIKFIDEYGNDTRNPRSKVYKSIKVDFNMMASGIGIIPQQSSFWRRAVFFDVGMFNETNKTCWDGEFFSDALIYGATLRNIPKELARFRIHRQSISNKYHQSQVYMEEKNRVLSKFEVAGYKKRLLNTYKYNLIYYCRRISRLVTS; encoded by the coding sequence ATGAGTTATCCAAAAATATCGATTGTAACGCCATCTTATAACCAGGGAAAATATCTTGAAGCCACTATTAATTCGGTTATAGGGCAAAAGTACCCTAATCTCGAATATATAATTATCGACGGAGGGTCAACAGACAACAGCCTCGAAATTATAAAAAAATACGAAAAACACCTGGCTTATTGGGAATCGACGCCTGATAATGGGCCGGCACATGCTATCAATAAAGGATTTAAGAGATCAACCGGAGAGATACTAGCCTATCTTAATTCGGATGATCTTTATAATTCCGGTGCGTTTGAGACAGCGTCGGAACTGTTCCTGCGTCATCCTGAGATTGATATATTCTATGGCGATATTAAATTCATAGATGAATATGGAAATGATACAAGAAATCCCCGATCAAAAGTGTACAAATCTATAAAGGTTGATTTCAATATGATGGCATCCGGAATCGGTATTATCCCTCAGCAGTCCTCTTTTTGGAGACGTGCAGTATTTTTTGACGTAGGGATGTTCAATGAGACAAACAAAACCTGTTGGGATGGTGAGTTTTTTTCTGATGCGCTTATCTATGGAGCTACCTTGAGAAATATCCCTAAAGAGCTCGCCCGGTTCCGTATACATCGACAGTCAATTTCGAATAAGTACCATCAGAGCCAGGTTTATATGGAGGAAAAGAATCGAGTTCTTTCAAAATTTGAAGTAGCCGGATATAAAAAGCGTTTATTAAATACCTATAAATATAATCTGATCTATTATTGCAGAAGAATATCCCGGCTTGTAACGAGTTAA
- a CDS encoding transferase, protein MNILQVIPSVNPAGGGPVETLVQGAKIMADSGHNTEVATVDDPQASWVKDFPYRLYPLGPGTLTYGYSNRFVPWVINNGKNYDCIIVHGIWQYHSYGVWKACRASGKPYYLFTHGMLDPWFKEHYPLKHLKKMVYWHFAESRVLKDAKAVLFTCEEELLLARRSFRSYSCNEKAVSYGTSAPPGDKETLKKKFFADYPELHGKKILLFLGRIHPKKGCDLLIDAFSLVFQNEPSVQLVIAGPDQVGWKKELATRARQLGVENRITWTGLLTGDLKWGAYYASEVFVLPSHQENFGIVVAEAMACGLPVLISNKVNIWREIKQDDAGLIESDDLDGTIALLQRWLTIPGWKKLIMGRNAVDSFHRRFEIHKAIESLLESIE, encoded by the coding sequence ATGAATATTTTGCAAGTGATACCTTCAGTTAACCCTGCGGGAGGCGGACCGGTAGAAACGCTGGTTCAGGGTGCTAAGATAATGGCGGACAGCGGACATAACACGGAGGTTGCTACGGTTGACGATCCGCAAGCTTCGTGGGTAAAAGATTTCCCCTACCGGCTGTATCCGCTTGGTCCCGGAACTCTGACGTATGGGTACTCTAACCGTTTTGTTCCTTGGGTTATCAATAATGGGAAAAACTATGATTGTATTATTGTCCATGGTATTTGGCAGTATCACAGCTATGGAGTATGGAAAGCATGCCGGGCTTCAGGGAAGCCTTATTATTTATTTACGCATGGGATGCTGGACCCGTGGTTTAAAGAACATTATCCGCTCAAACATTTAAAGAAAATGGTTTACTGGCATTTTGCCGAATCACGTGTCCTGAAGGATGCCAAGGCTGTTCTGTTTACCTGTGAAGAAGAACTCCTGCTGGCAAGACGGTCGTTCCGATCTTATTCGTGCAATGAAAAGGCGGTCAGCTATGGTACTTCAGCCCCCCCGGGAGATAAAGAAACCTTGAAAAAGAAGTTCTTTGCTGATTATCCGGAGCTCCATGGCAAAAAGATACTTTTGTTCCTTGGAAGGATACATCCGAAGAAGGGCTGCGATCTCCTCATTGATGCTTTCTCTCTGGTTTTTCAGAATGAACCTTCTGTTCAATTGGTTATAGCAGGGCCGGATCAAGTTGGATGGAAAAAAGAACTCGCTACACGCGCACGCCAGCTCGGAGTAGAAAACCGTATTACCTGGACAGGCTTGCTAACCGGTGATCTGAAATGGGGCGCCTATTATGCCTCTGAGGTTTTTGTATTGCCTTCGCACCAGGAGAACTTTGGTATCGTTGTTGCTGAAGCCATGGCATGCGGATTACCGGTCCTTATTTCTAATAAGGTAAACATATGGCGGGAGATCAAGCAGGATGATGCCGGATTAATCGAAAGCGATGATCTTGATGGGACCATCGCGCTTCTTCAGCGGTGGCTTACTATTCCCGGATGGAAAAAACTAATCATGGGTAGGAATGCGGTCGACAGCTTTCATCGGCGTTTTGAAATCCATAAAGCCATAGAAAGTCTGCTGGAGTCTATAGAATAA
- a CDS encoding putative colanic acid biosynthesis acetyltransferase, whose protein sequence is MEEILHGIDSYTGPSFSLRNRARRVVWNSACFCLFRYTPRVFHRWRCALLRLFGAKIGSHCRVYPGTRIWAPWHLVMDDYACLANDVTCYSMAKIHISERAIVSQGTHLCCGTHNYSDPLFQLYAEPIVIGRNAWVCAESFIAPGVTVGEGAVVGARSVVTRDIPAWMVCAGNPCRPLKKREFK, encoded by the coding sequence ATGGAAGAGATATTGCATGGCATTGATTCGTATACCGGGCCAAGTTTCAGTCTTAGGAACCGGGCACGGAGAGTGGTATGGAATTCTGCCTGTTTTTGTTTGTTCAGATATACGCCGAGAGTTTTTCATAGGTGGCGCTGTGCGCTCCTGCGATTATTCGGGGCAAAAATCGGAAGCCACTGCCGTGTCTATCCCGGGACCAGAATATGGGCGCCATGGCATCTGGTCATGGACGATTATGCTTGTCTTGCAAATGATGTCACCTGTTATTCGATGGCCAAGATACATATCTCCGAAAGAGCTATTGTGTCGCAAGGCACACATCTCTGCTGCGGAACACATAATTATAGTGATCCTTTATTTCAACTTTATGCTGAACCTATTGTTATTGGCCGGAATGCCTGGGTGTGTGCTGAAAGTTTTATAGCTCCCGGTGTAACGGTCGGTGAAGGCGCAGTTGTCGGTGCCCGGTCGGTAGTTACACGAGATATTCCTGCCTGGATGGTCTGTGCCGGCAATCCGTGCAGGCCGCTCAAAAAAAGGGAGTTTAAATGA
- a CDS encoding glycosyltransferase family 2 protein — protein sequence MKIPVSVMILTKNEEKNLPACLNSVNWSDDIHVFDSWSDDSTAVIARDNGAEVRRRVLDNWSSHLNWGLRNLPFKYRWILYINADERVSEELVQAIETAVNNPGENKAFLIERCDYFMGRNIKHVQASRLYIRFFLRDHMRYERLVNPVSVVDGNIGLLKGHLLHYPFSKGVTHWIEKHNSYSMLEARQINEDKKKKINVSLVKALFSKDYHIRSMHRKALYYSLPFRPFLMFFLLYIVKGGFLDGRSGFHYAVLRTFYEYMIVLKTMDKAGD from the coding sequence ATGAAAATCCCTGTATCGGTCATGATCTTAACCAAAAACGAAGAAAAAAACCTGCCTGCTTGCCTGAACTCGGTGAACTGGTCTGACGATATCCATGTCTTTGATTCCTGGTCTGATGATAGTACAGCCGTCATCGCACGCGACAATGGAGCAGAGGTCAGGCGACGGGTCCTGGATAACTGGTCGTCTCATCTTAATTGGGGCCTTAGAAACCTCCCATTTAAGTACCGGTGGATACTCTATATTAACGCAGATGAACGCGTGTCTGAAGAACTTGTTCAGGCGATCGAAACTGCTGTTAACAATCCTGGTGAAAACAAGGCTTTTCTTATTGAACGGTGTGATTATTTTATGGGCAGGAATATTAAACATGTTCAGGCTTCCCGGTTATATATCCGATTTTTTTTACGAGATCATATGCGGTATGAACGCCTCGTGAACCCGGTATCGGTTGTTGATGGAAATATCGGATTGTTAAAGGGACATTTGCTCCATTATCCTTTCAGTAAAGGAGTAACACACTGGATTGAGAAGCATAATTCTTATAGTATGCTGGAAGCCAGGCAGATAAATGAAGATAAAAAGAAAAAAATAAACGTTTCTTTAGTAAAAGCTTTATTCTCAAAAGATTACCATATTCGGAGCATGCATCGTAAAGCGCTTTATTATTCACTTCCTTTTCGTCCGTTCCTTATGTTTTTCCTGCTCTATATTGTTAAAGGAGGGTTCCTTGATGGCCGGTCCGGATTTCATTATGCGGTATTACGGACATTCTATGAATATATGATTGTCTTGAAAACAATGGATAAAGCAGGTGACTGA